The DNA sequence AGGAACAATAAAGGCCATGTTAAGTGGTCCAGGTATGGAAGcttgttttctaatttttatcccccacattttaaagaagaaaagggTTAATCATTGGgggatgtaattttttttaggaactcacAAGTGATAAGAATTGTTTACCAAAGACCTGGAGGTTGGTGCACCTCCTCCATTcacaaaatgtgccatcttagGGCTGCAACAAAGATCCCAGGAAAGGAAAGAATGCGGTGGCACGGTACTCAATAGCATAGTAGCACAGGCCTATGGGAAAACATGGACAGCAAACGGATTCTGTGCTTGAGCAGAAAAAAAGTAGCTGTtttttggaaggttttttttttttggatggggggTATGGATCTTCATTGCTGCTCTGCTCTACTACTGGCTAGTTCTGGGGTTTAGTTCCTCCTTAATGGGCAATCCTAAAagtatttcaaataatgacttattatttcaaataatgacttaaaTCACATTTCCAAAACACGTGTAGCAATAAGCTGTTTTTGGTCTTTGCTTTTCCTCCACAGCAGATATTAGCTGCCGGGGCACAAAACAACCTATCTGCtatattatttgcatttgtatCCAATAGAATGTGGAACTTCAGTTTTGATTTTGTGAGTCTTGTGAAGAGACCTGTCTGCTCCATTTCCATTTGAAACATTATTTAAAGAATATTTCCTATAAGTGTTTAGAATGGAAAAGGGAAGGTAAAAAAAGTAATTGGGTAAAATCTCtgaatttaaatattgtttgaaaATCAAACTGACCACTAACCACGGGACACGTGTGTATTGTCTTTACAGGACAGTTTGCTGAAAATGAAACCAATGAAGTGAATTTCCGAGAGATTCCCTCCCATGTTCTATCTAAAGTCTGCATGTATTTTACCTACAAGGTTCGTTACACAAACAGCTCCACAGAAATCCCAGAATTTCCCATTGCGCCAGAGATCGCGCTGGAACTGCTGATGGCGGCAAATTTCCTagactgttaaataaaataaattatggaaaatcaATAATGTTAAAtggattcttttatatttaaatacctgttttttttttcttcctatttcGCATGTTTCCATTTTTCCAAGCagtgtattgtatatgtatattattaaagTACCACACCCTTCCTTAGCAAAGCAGCCGGCATGAAGTGACCTGCTTGTtgctaatatttttttcccctcatgCTCTTCTTAATAAACCATTCTGAAAATATGATGTTAACTGAGTGCTTTAGATATTTTTCCTTGGGCCTATTAATAGAGGGAGAAGGCAGGCTCTGGTCTGTTGCAGGTCAAGAAAAACCTGAACTGCACATCACTATTCCCtaagcttaaagtgatacttacactaaaaaactactttttaaaatatgaatgtacattacaagttacctataggccatgcggat is a window from the Xenopus laevis strain J_2021 chromosome 6L, Xenopus_laevis_v10.1, whole genome shotgun sequence genome containing:
- the LOC108705708 gene encoding elongin-C; this encodes MDGEEKTYGGCEGPDAMYVKLISSDGHEFIVKREHALKSGTIKAMLSGPGQFAENETNEVNFREIPSHVLSKVCMYFTYKVRYTNSSTEIPEFPIAPEIALELLMAANFLDC